In a single window of the Ciconia boyciana chromosome 7, ASM3463844v1, whole genome shotgun sequence genome:
- the NMUR1 gene encoding neuromedin-U receptor 1 encodes MNPYVNCSGPEFPLSQRDFPMEPISPDLCNRTYPETFFDPKDANLTEEQLRDKYLGPRRSSFFVPVCVIYLLIFVVGALGNTLTCIVILRHRFMRTPTNYYLFSLAVSDLLVLLLGMPLELYDMWSNYPFLLGTSGCYFKTLLFEAVCFASILNVTALSVERYIAVVHPLKAKYVVTRNHAKRVIVTIWVLSVVCSIPNTSLHGLQPLYVPGRGQVPDSEICTLVKPRLTYNLIIQITTIVFFFLPMGTISVLYLLIGLQLKKEKMLEALGAKSGGGRDCHNAQGQKKVKRRQVTKMLFVLVVVFGICWAPFHTDRLVWSFVSTWTSHMLHMFQYVHIISGIFFYLSSAANPILYNLMSTRFREMFKEVMCYPGHRPPQSRKYSPSVTHATTRSTECEPMPSANGLPLSDAEEYELEEVEGDQATMHATSLC; translated from the exons ATGAATCCCTACGTCAACTGCTCCGGCCCTGAGTTCCCCCTGTCCCAGCGAGACTTTCCCATGGAGCCCATCAGCCCTGATCTCTGCAACAGAACTTACCCGGAGACCTTCTTCGACCCCAAGGATGCCAACCTGACGGAGGAGCAGCTGCGGGATAAGTACCTGGGTCCTCGACGGTCCAGCTTCTTCGTCCCTGTCTGTGTCATCTACCTGCTGATCTTCGTGGTGGGGGCTCTGGGCAACACACTCACCTGCATTGTCATCCTCCGGCACCGGTTCATGAGGACGCCCACCAACTACTACCTGTTCAGCCTGGCTGTCTCCGACCTGCTGGTGCTCCTGCTGGGGATGCCGCTGGAGCTGTACGACATGTGGAGCAACTACCCCTTCCTGCTGGGCACCAGCGGCTGCTATTTCAAGACGCTGCTCTTTGAGGCTGTCTGCTTCGCCTCCATCCTCAATGTCACAGCCCTGAGCGTGGAGCGCTACATTGCAGTGGTGCATCCACTCAAGGCCAAGTACGTGGTGACCAGGAATCACGCCAAGAGGGTCATCGTCACCATCTGGGTCTTGTCAGTCGTCTGCTCCATCCCCAACACCAgcctccacgggctgcagccTCTCTACGTGCCCGGCCGAGGGCAGGTGCCCGATTCGGAGATCTGCACCCTGGTGAAGCCGCGCTTGACCTACAATCTCATCATCCAGATCACCACCATCGTCTTCTTCTTCCTGCCCATGGGGACCATCAGTGTCCTCTACCTGCTCATCGGCCTGCagctcaagaaagaaaagatgctggAGGCCTTGGGAGCAAAGTCCGGCGGCGGCCGCGACTGCCACAATGCCCAGGGACAGAAGAAAGTCAAGAGGAGGCAGGTCACGAAGATGCTGT TCGTGCTGGTGGTGGTGTTCGGGATCTGCTGGGCTCCCTTCCACACCGACCGCCTCGTCTGGAGCTTCGTCTCCACCTGGACCAGCCACATGCTCCACATGTTCCAGTATGTCCACATCATCTCAGGCATCTTCTTCTACCTGAGCTCGGCCGCCAACCCCATCCTCTACAACCTGATGTCCACCCGCTTCCGGGAGATGTTCAAGGAGGTGATGTGCTATCCTGGCCACCGCCCACCACAGTCACGGAAATACTCACCCAGTGTCACCCATGCCACCACCCGCAGCACCGAGTGCGAGCCCATGCCCAGCGCCAATGGGTTGCCCCTCTCCGACGCCGAGGAGTACgagctggaggaggtggagggggaCCAGGCCACCATGCACGCAACATCCCTCTGCTGA